GAAATGATCCAGCATATAATTACTTAATTGTTGTGAATAAAGCTGCTCAACATAAAGTGCTCAGGATCAAGTCTAACTCTATAAATAGTTTGTAGAATAGCTTATACTTAGCCTCCAGTcgtagatttaaaaaaaaaaaatcttttttctcaCCAAAGCTTTTTGAGTTCACCTTTGACTGTTTTTTATCTGTGGACTCACTAAATAACATTGTCATATTTGCAATGAAATATACAACAAGATATGATATCTGCACATTCTACTTATAATCGCCATTGATGacgtaaaaatatttgttgctaAATTGTTTTCAATTCTAAAAATGCTTCAATGAGATACGCTTGGCTTTGAAATTTGAAGCTGTTTCTTATCTACGATTCATTTTGCTACactattttgttatcatttacAGGTTatgaaaatgctaaaaatgattCCGAAAATAGAGGATTCGCCAGCCAAAGTACACAGAAGTGATTCGTTTACAATTCACTTGACGCTGTCTAAAATGGCATTGTGTTGTTCGGTTATATTCTGTGTTCTCATCAGTCTCCTTGTGCATTTAATTATAACTAACTTATTGCTGTCATCAAAGTTGAGTCACAAAGACGAGTTAGCGCAACTAGGAAACCATTTGTTTGCTAAACCATCCAGACAACAAAATTTAGTGAGATTTCCTTCGGATGTATCATGGTTCACATCAATGCCTGGCAACGGCGGGAGCACTGCGCGTGACTCTGCAAGACCTGTAGATGGCGCTGTCACGTCTCACGCAGCTCTTGACGCTCGAACTATTCAAAATATAAAGCATAGACTTAAAGCAAAAGGTAAGATGCAGCTGCACTCTTACACGAATTTTGacacaaattttaaaagaattcATGTCAACCTTTCTATGGTAGATTTTTAACAAGCTTTGAAGTTGACAATATATGagtaaagtaattttatagcatTATATCTGCTAGACAAGTGAGTCATATTGTGTTATTATATTCAGTACTCCATTGTCCCGTAGGGTCATTGAGACGCGACAAGAGCACAATCAGCTCACTAAACAAAACTGACTATTTGAAACTAGCTCAAAATCTCACATCTGGCAGTTTTTTCTTGgaaaaactttttcataaaataaataatttttactgtCTATATCAACTTATGGGATTTATTTTACTCCCATCGTGATCGCCGTTCTGTCTCTTGCTAATTGTCGATAATCTTACTCTGGTGTCTGACCGATCACCTCTTTGTGATCGATGCCAATTTCAGTAAATTCATGCATATTGTAGCAGTCACTCTTCTGACAGCCTAAGCAGTTATTGTAATGTAGTGACAATTTTGTAGTGAACCCAACCGTCTGCTCTGTGTTGTATTCATTTATTACACCTACATTTTTTAGCTCTTCAAGTTTTCACAATATATTAAACTTTTCCCAATATCAAACTATCAGAGAAGTTGATTAGGAACCAAATTCCTAGCTATCGTTCTTGCCTTACTTCATTATTCAAATGCTTTTGTTTAGTTATTATGGGATGAGCTTTATCATTGCTCGGATGAGCAAGAGTAGTTCATAGGAGTCGTCTaaacttttttcagacaatatTCGAGCAGAAGCGCATGCGTCCTATAGAGCCGCTGTTGAGATGGTCGAGCATGGCAAGAAGGAGAAGGTAAGTTCATCTCTCAGCTATTTACCTAGAATCTTCAATAGTCTGTATCAAGCCACACCGATGTTAATAGGTATAGTGGTAATTATAATGAAGTTTTTCATGCAGTATTTACTGTAAGAGGCCGCAACCTTTTCACTAACAGTTTATTCATAACTCTTTATCAGGACACCCCTGATTAGTAATAACATACAGACACTATCTGAATTACGACCGGATCAGTTCTTACTAGCTGTTGATGAGTCAAAACAGAgcacattaaaccataactgtcacgtacaacttttatggtatttactaggtaaatcagacacgctgattccgattttgtacccaaaataaagattagtccactaactttcagagtaatgaaggcttttttacggcgttttaatatcggtctcgaaaacagcacgatcggcacaacaagctccgcccataaatacatgacgtaacctagctttttaggaacagaagttacgtagggatgtttagaccgatttagaataatagagatgggtgttttaaaatccattattatctaaattcagccttaaaaataatctcagttttttctgaaaggtagataagctatttacaacgcgataacaacgctagcttgtgataaaaccacgctttttgagctcatttttctcggcattcagcctatttaaacatcatgtaacaagctacgagcaattttaaatagtttatataccgatcataaaagactgagattattttacaggctggatttggataataatgggttttaagacacccatctctattcttctaaatcggactaaacattcctaacttccgttcctgaaaaagctaggtttcgtcacatatttatgggcagagcttgtaatgccgattgtgttgttttcgaaacggatattgaaacgctttaaaaaagcgtaaatgactttgaaggttagtggaccaatctttattttgagtacaaaatcggaatcagcgtggctgattcacctagaaaatatgataaaagttgtgcgtgacagttatggtttaaaaatGCCTGACTTGGGAATTGTGTTTAGTGAAAGTGATATTACATACacgcatatatacatgtatagcttTTTTCTGCTCAATGCTATTATATACAAGCTTCTCACCATCTCCTTAtcaattttatgtttgttttatagttttatagtcTTGGTTTTGTAATATGGTATTGTATTTCtgtatacagtgcaccctgGGATACGACGTCTTTGCTCTAATgtttttttgccttacgatgtggaacacaatgttttttttgtcccCTCCATATGGCATTTTTTTGTCAtgcaacatcaacaaaaatgtctcacGGAATTCAAATTTGGCGGTTGGTGTACTGAATTTGTCTGAATAATGAAGATGCCGATGTGCTATTCACCGAACTCCCTACCGCAATGCCTGAAAaagatacgatgctcgctctTTCTCAATTCAGAATTATTCGCTCTCGAATAATTcataattattcattataagctatagtgaaaatgaaactGGAAACAAGTAATAAGGATTAAGACAATGTccaaattaaagtttagtaaaatacatattaaaacttagcttgaagtatgtgtttagtaaactaaattcatttaagttatattcaaagtttatggtATACGTccgtcttgaaggtaagaactctataTGGTACgcactgtacatagtaatgctACGTTTTATTGCgtatcataaccactaaatacactaaagttactataagttactaaggttaatgtactattttgttattgattgttaatatgtgcagtatgtaaacaaaattttgatgtttttcattagggggtgtttgcattagataattactacgagtttctatacccctctataagacattttcgccttacggtgccaacaccggaacgaattaatgtcgtatggcggAGGTCCACTGTACTATATATACTTTACTTGCATATTTCACACATGCATTAAATATAGTACAACCTCGGTTACGATTTTTAAGGTTCATAAATGTTAgtttctttttaataatttgtttgtAATTGATATTCTCGAAGCGTATGTACTAGAAATATATACCGGTATGTTTTGTTAAGATCTATGGTTCTCAGCTCTTTGAAGAGTTAGATATACAGGTGGGTACAGCAACATTTCTTTTGTACACAACATTATTGTTAGTCACTTAGTTGATAATTTATTAGTTGGTTGAAGAAGGATACAGGTTTTATCACCACAGGTTTCTTAGAAGAGACTAGATATACAAATAAGTGACAAACTTTGCAAAAGTATGCCAGTGTGCCTGGGCAGTCAGCTCACAGTCAACTCGCATTCATCATAAATGGGATACTTACTGTATGTCGAGCAATAATTCTGTAACATATCTTTGTTGGTCACTGAGAAAAAAGCCAGCAAGTGTAGTAGATTTAGTCGCTGTCTACTTCCTGAAGTTGACAATCCTGTCTCTGGCTGTGTCATTTTATGCTGACCTCTCATTGAGAATGGGCCAATAAACTATTATTGTATAAACAAACTGATGTTTGTGCTATAACTTGATATGACTGACTGCGAGTTGGTTTTTTCCTGGTATAGGTCAGCTTTCTCTATTTTGGTGGACGATGCTGTCAGCCAGGGAATCTGACTGTAATAAGCCCTGCTTTCCTCTGAATCTAAGAACTTTCTTTTTACCTTTCTGTATCTATTGAGTAGTAGTAGAAAGTGTTACAGTATGTTCCACTGTTTAGTGGTTTGTCAGCATAGTAAAATGCCAAGGAGATATAAGAATGTTTTAACTATTTGCAACTGTAATGTACATTACAAAGaggatgtacatgtaaatagcttCAGAGAATATTTATCTTTCTCTTCACAGCTCTTTGAAAGAATCCACTCTTTTGTATTCTTGAAGTTAAACAGATTCAAAATGGTAGCCATCTTGGATTTGTTCTGCTTAAGTAGCACTTTCTCATAAATGCGCATATATCAGATTATCAATAAAGATGTGCTGTATTCTCGTTGTCTTTAGAAAATTGCTTACTATTTAGTTAAAAAACCAAAAGTTGGTGTTGTTGTTACCGACAGGCACAGAAGCTGCTGCAGCATGCTGTCGCTCTTAATCCACTAGATGCCGACATTCTCAATGCTTATGGTGAATTTCTCCTTTCGGCGGACATTGTTTTGGCCAACCACATGTTTAAAAAGGCTAGTGTTGTCTCCCCTACCCACACAAAGGCGCTCATAAATCTACAGAGAACTGCCGGTATGGTGGAGGATCTCGATTCAGCGATATATAACAGGTAAGCTCAGTCTCTCTTCATTTGATGTGACAATGAAGCTAGACATACGTTCTTCATACAGTTCTCATGTTTGATTTGTAAGAGCATAGAAGGTATTAGTTTAATAATCATAAGTTTACTATGGTTTGTACAGATATGACAGATTATTATTTGGAAAGCGGTACATATACAAGccagtaaattttattaaatcacTGTTCAGCTGTTCGTCTCCATCATAAAACTTTCACTATGAGAAATCCATCCTATTGGTCTTTAGTTTACTTGACAATGAGTTAGTCTCCAGTATTCTTGTTGAATGGATGACTCTGTTTATTCCTATTAGAAAAATATCagagttaataaaatatatgtttatggTCTACAGTCATCATAGGACAGCAAAGGCTGTGATGTTATACAGAACAAAATGACTCTTCCAGGCTCTAGCAAGCATGTTGATTAATGCATAAAATCAACATTCATGGTTCTTTTGTAAAATTAGTGTCATTCATTTGATAATAGTTTCAGTTGGTACTATTATTTTACTATGATATAACTAGTCATTTGGTTGGTACTAGTGTGTTACTATGATATAGTTAGTCATTTTGGTTGGTGCTAGTGTGTTACTATGATATAACTAGTCATTTGGTTGGTACTAGTGTGTTACTATGATATAACTAGTCATTTTGGTTGGTACTAGTGTGTTACTATGATATAATTAGTCATTTTGGTTGGTTCTAGTGTGTTACTATGATATAGTTAGTCATTTTGGTTGGTACTAGTGTGTTACTATGATATAATTAGTCATTTTGGTTGGTACTAGTGTGTTACTATGATATAATTAGTCATTTTGGTTGGTACTAGTGTGTTACTATGATATAACTAGTCATTTTGGTTGGTACTAGTGTGTTACTATGATATAACTAGTCATTTTGGTTGGTACTAGTGTGTTACTATGCTATAACTAGTCATTTTGGTTCATTGATAAGTTTATCATTTGTGTGCGCATGGTTGTTATTagtgtgaaaataattattttcacactAATAAcatctattttattaaaaactgttGCCATTGCTCGAAGCATTGTTACCTTGTTATTATCACcacttttattgtttgttttacaCTTGTGTTGTTACTATGATATAGTCACTTGTGTTGACAAAAGACAGCGATAATGATTaaagaggttaaaaaattttgatGGTATTTTTTCCATCATAAAAATATTCCTGATCTCAATGCATTGGTCTATATCTCTGTAGGCTTACCGATGTCTGTAGCAAGTATGTTGTCATTCTGTAGAATAGCGAATAAGAGAGACTTGTTACTACACATACCTGAGAGTCATCCAGCTCTACGGCGTCTCAAGACTGAGATCTATTACAAACATATTTACCACACGGTGGCAATCGAGGGTAACACACTCAATTTGTACGAGACTCGGGCTATCATAGAAACAAGAGTGACAATTGGAGGGAAGAGTATTAGCGAACACAACGAGGTATAATGGGTCTATAAACATCATTTATGATCTGTATGTGTCAAGCTCTGTAACATTTATGGATGATCTTGTTTTCATCTCTTGGCAATCATGTTCTAGTTCTATCATTCCTGTTTACTAGACCCGTTTCATCAAAGCACACAAATCTTTTGTCTTTTGAACAAATTACGAGGTGATAAGGTctggccacacgtaacgaattattcgttcaatctgaccgaattcacgaatttcacagaattcacagatttatccggccgaatatcacagaattgtctgagctgtgcatgcacaccgaattcgtcaacgaaacgcttttaattggctaaccaattttctttagcgagcacgattctagcagctttgacaattggtatagtccaagacacgtacgacgacacacaataaaagtatcagcgCGATACGAcctgatacatacgatgcaactgcctagatgcgctattgttggttctctctcgttggttcaccatggcacgaacttctcatcgtgtatccagtattttcttttagatgttttagaagctataaattgttttttttttcaataataatactgtaatttctttttatgcagcaaaagctccgtcTCTAAAACAGTCGCTATTTCTAGCGCATATAGCCAGTTTCATCGTATGTATCAGGTCATATCGCGCTGATAcctttattgtgtgtcgtcgtacgtgtcttggactataccaattgtcaaagctgctagaatcgtgctcgctaaagaAAATTGgtaagccaattaaaagcgtttcgttgacgaattcggtgtgcatgtacagctcagacaattctgtgatattcagccgaattaatctgtgaattttgtgaaattcgtgaattcggtcagattgaacgaataattcgttacgtgtggccggacctttagaCTTGCATTTCCTTCTGATTGGTTTGTCTTTAAAAACAGTCTAATGTGTTGAGTGTAAGTAGTTTATCACATCAAATCATAAAATGGCTGGCATGTCGGTTGGCATTTACCTAGTGCTAAGATTCTCAGTGGGGTATGACCAACCATATAGGAGTGGCTCATGTGATTGTGATAGCATGAAAGTATCAGTCAAAAGTTGTTGTCTTTGTTGAAGGCGTTTTAGCTCCGTGAGCTTACTAAACTGCGGTATCATTGTCCGTAGCTAATTGCTATGGACGCTGCACTCAGTTATATAAATTGTGGTATGATTGCCTATAGGTAATTGGTATGGACGCTGCACTCAGCTATATAAACTCTACTCTCCTCAACCGTCTTGGCAGAATCACTCTTCAAGATATACTCGAGATCCACCGGCGAGTTCTAGGCTTTGTAGACCCGATAGAGGCTGGCCAACTTAGGAACACGCAAGTCTTTGTAGGTGATTTCACTCCTCCAAGGCCTGGGGAGGTCCAGGTTAGTGTTCCTAGACTGTTTGTCTACTTTTAATTTTAAGTGATTTTTTATAACTTGAAGGGAAACAATATGCTCATCATTACATTATGGAGAACTTCGTTTTTGCAGTAGCATTTGCAGTTTTAACACGACAATTCACTTTTTGTTTTGTGTCATCTCAATGTGAAAGCGATAGCCATTGGCTGTGAGCTATCTGCTGAGGTGTTAGATTGAGTTAAACTAACAACTTAGAGACTGATTGACATTCACTGATTGTTGACTGAAACTGACATGTTTCAGCATTACTGTACATCAGTTACATAATGCACTACTTAGCAGGCTATTTGTAAGCTTACAGGTGAGCTTGATGCTTGATGATACGTTACAGGATAAACTTCTTGATAAGCTTTACCATATTATCACCTCAGTTTTGTTAGGAGCGGACAATTCATTTGTTCAGTTTTTTCTGTAGTCACATTTCGTAAGCCGAGTTCCTTACAGAAATAATGTATACAAGTACACAGCTAAACTACATCTTGATTGTTATTACACCTACCAATTTTACACACGTAAAAATACAACAGAAACCAACAAAATATGCTTTTTTGGAGTTATTACTACCTTCTCAGTAATCTGTGCTTTTAATATACTCATACAAAAAAGGTAGAAAGTCATCAGATAGCATATCATTACAACTGTGATCGGTTCATTTATCCATAAGTTGCTGATCCTTTAGCACTTTTTATCTTTGAAAAAGATATGTCAACGGAAGCTATATTATAGGACTAGATGCTTGTTATCCCTGGGAAATATCATCTGTACACTAAATGTCATAATAAACACGAGAGATATGATTCTTTTTGATGGCAACATCACGCATTCAATAGACAATCGTTCCAAGTCATATAAATACTGCACTCACAGTAGTGAATATACTTTGCACTACTCAAACTACAGATGCTTctattattaaaaaatgttttaattagaATTTTGTTTTACTAAGGGTTCATTAAGTTACTAAAAGGTTTTATTAAGTTTTGGGTAGATAAAAACATAATTCCCTATTGAGTTATTGCGCGCTAAGTAACCTCTACCAAATAGCAATGCTCCTATGTATCATCATCGTCTATACTGTTGTACTTCTataaaggagacaactccatattacacatgaaaaatatgtttatctTGTGCATTCATTATGTTGCAGTTTCTGTATGTTCATTTATCTAATTTTAAAACCTTGTATTTGTTGAATCTATTCATATTGCCTGTGTCCCTAGAATGACTTTTTCCTATGCAATTTTACAGCCTAGGTTTTTTGCAGGAGCATGCAActctgtatatacatgtagttatagtCTTTACATTTGTTTTCCTTGTATTTAGCCATAGTCTATTATTTAGGTAGCTGCTTGCATCAATTCATTCGATATTTTTAGGTTCTTATGGAAGAGTTCATAGACTGGCTAAACTCTGATGAGACCGTCGATTTGCATCCAATAAAGTTTGCAGCTATAGCTCATTATAGACTCGTTACTATACATCCGTTCTATGATGGCAACGGGCGCACTTCCCGTCTTTTAATGAACTTAATTCTCATGCACGCAGGCTATCCCCCTGTCATGATTCGTGTTCAgcaaaaacatgaatattataaGCATCTAGAGACAGCTAATCAAGGTAAGGATTCATTCGCGTGCGCCGTAGAGAGAGTTCAATCAGTAACTCGGGCTAGGTTTTATCGGTACCACAGACTATAAAAGGTTGTCAGCTTTAAACACCTATACTGTCGATATGCTGAATAAAAAGTTTAAGTTATTTTGTGAGCTAATTGGTATGTTGAAACAGTCATGCAAATCAAATATTATCATGAGGAGACACTATAAtctgtttattttgttttaagtcTCAACAACCTATAATAGTTCATTATTAAGTAAACAGGTAATTACACATAGCGATAAAACATgcaaattatttataattatgtaaaaaattacattatgcttaaaaataaaaaactaaataaggATAATTAATAAAGGTTTTCGTTATCATAGGTTAGGGACAGGTTAGGCTTAGATCTGAAGATGGTGATAGAAAAATTTAGTGGAGCTTAGAGCTAAGTCTATTTTAGACTAAGTGAGGTTTATTCTAACCTACcgtatatattgtttattattgtctaATTGCTGACAGAATTGCATTACGTCAGGAAACCGCGAATTCTAATGTTGACAATTCGAGTGTCAAGTCAAATGTTTGCTAAAATTCTGTCATATTTTGGAAAGTTTGCTTGTTAAGACGGTTTTACATTCAAATCTGATGATATGTTTACTCACATCATAGCCTGATTTTTGGGATTGCTTCATTATTATTCTGTATTTTACTATGAATTTAAGGCTACAACAATGATGGAGATCTATCTAAAGTAACACAAATTTATTCTACATTTTAACGCCTTCAATTATTAATAGAGTcctgctaattattttatttttgttaaacttATAGGAGACATCAGGCCATTCATAAGGTTCATAGCTGACTGTACAGAGGCAACAGTAGACGAGTACATGTCAGCGTTATCTGAGGAGCCGTCTCCGATTCACAATGTGGCCTCAGATTCATATGTTGATGATGGTAGGACAATAATTGTTGGTGAGGATGATGATTCATAGGTGAATGGTTAGCCCTAGATCTCTCATCCTGTGATATTTATAAATGTTCTATAATTTTGCTTTGCCAGGTTTTATTACTCCTTACTCTAACTTGTAAAGCTTCATGACAAGGCATAGTGGTTGCTTTTCTGCTTAGAGCAACCTTTTCTGCTTAAAGCAACCTTTTCTGCTTACAGCAACTACTCTATATGTGCTCTGTTGCCATACTCGCATATCCTTGCAATTTTGTGCTTTCCataatacataattatattatatttttagactgttCACTTGAACTTTTTGTTGAGGTTGAGCCGCAAACTGACAGTTATATATTTAATGCACTATTTTTTATGCTAATTCAATTTATATTTGTTGATTTGTTTGTTGAGTCTATTTATTAAGATATAATATAAGAAGTTGTAATGTTATTTTATACTTCATCTTACTGTATATCACAGAGGGATCTTATAGGATTGTGCTGAGGCAAAGAATACTCTTATGTTTGAGGGCTATTTGTTGAGAGGTTTGCGAGGttcacaaaaaatattgcacaaacAGAGTTAGTTTAATAATTATAGCTGTTAGAAGACAGCTTCGTAAACATGATTATTAAATGTTCATCTCAAAAATGACTTTACCCATTTGTCCTTTTAATAAAATAACCTATCCGAAATGCTGATGCACAGATTCAATTATAAATGCTATCAGTAGCTAGTATAAATTCATGTAGGTGTTGAGATCTCAGGATTGCCATGCCAACAAAATTTTCCTTTAAAAATTACATGTAACGGCAATAATAAAGTCCTAAAATAGAGAATtgcaaatgtacatgtagtctATTGAATTACAAAGCTGTTTAGAGCCTGTGTTTAATAGCCATAGCTGTTTTAGCTATTTAGCAAGCTTACTATATTTTTGGCATGCTGTAATTAGCCTTAAGACTGGAGTTAGATTACCTAAATACTGACAGTCAGAAAGTTGCTATACAGTTTAGACAAAACTTTGAAAGACTTATCACATTTTTACAAAGTGGAAACCGCATTCTAATCACagcattatacatgtataagagtTTTGGTTTAGTCAAAGTAAGGAGAAGATAATAACATGTGTAAAAGGTTTGTACGGAATGGCATATTGGTACGGATATTTGTAGCACTGGGAAAAGCACTGAGCTGGTAATGTTGGAATATCTAGGAGATCACTTACCTTGAACTCTTTTTGTAGGTAATTGTGAACAGAAGATGAAGCAATAGTTCCCTATTCGAGTAGTATAAAAAcatctgtttttaattttatatatattaaaataaaaatcttcttaaaaattttcatttaaataAACACTTCGCTAGCATCTAGAAAGAGTATAGCTTTGTTAGCAGCAAAAATACAAGCTTAAGTTTTAGTGTGCTAGTATGTGCCCTGCCTGTCTCTTCTTCAATGCTTGGCATAAATgtgcaaaacttttaaaataaagcagCGGGGCTTAAATACatgaagaaaatattttgtgtactCGTAAGGATTAGAGTTTATAAGTAAGCATGATATGCGAgtctaaacaaaaaaaaaagcTGGAATTGGATGAAAAACATCTATGCCCATGCTATCTACAGGTTGTTGACCTCGCTGTAATGGCAGAGTTCAAAGCAAGTCTACTGCTGTTGATTTACAAGCCTAGCATAGACTAGTTCAAAAAGTTTCAGCATAAGGCACATAAGATAAGCCATTTCAATTAACGTTTCGAACTTCACTCGTTGCACCTGTAGGCTAACCTAATGTTATGACTTACCATCcacataaaactttcaaattacgGCTATTAATTAGCAATACCCATTTTGAATATGCTTTCTGAAAATCAATTTGGAATGGAGATTTCTCCACCGATTGTTTTTCTTGTCACTAATTGCTCATAAAGTATGCTACATAGAAAATTCTAAGCTGAGCccaaatcaatttttatttgaaatcaaattAGCTAAAAAATCTATTTGACTAAAATCAAAATTACTTGCTATTGTCAAATACtatttaacaaattaaattaCCAGTACCTGTTTAAGGTATACAATTCACATTTAAttgttaaacaataaaaacatatttgaaatcGAATTACTTGACAAGATAAGTTAATCATCATCAGCTTCCTCTGTTCATTAACtgattaattaattataatatctacttgtatattgtatatgattaataattatatttacttgtatattgtatatgattaataattttgtttaattgatatattaattatattgcttGCTGTCTGTCGGAAATCGGCAATGACTTGCATCTTAGCGATGCATGCTTGGGTCGAGGAGTATGAGAGAGAGAAGAGGTGACCCAGTTCTCAGTATCTACCACCTCCAAAACTGTCAGAATCTGAAGGGATGCCTTTGCAACACatattaatataacattatattaattatataatatagttataatgaacaattatttacgtatatatattattattatatttatataattcatatattaattatataactataatGAGTAGTTACTTACATATAttaatcattttatataattgatatattaactgtatagtatataattataatgaCTAACCATTTacgaatgtatatattaatacttttatataattgatttattaattatataattataatgaataattatttacctatttatatatatgcatatatataataagtaatgGAACACTATTATATGTTGAACATacataatttttaaacaaactactatatttattaaattatgtaATCACAAATTATCATTATAAGAATTTGAAGAAAATTTAGACTTGCCT
The genomic region above belongs to Watersipora subatra chromosome 1, tzWatSuba1.1, whole genome shotgun sequence and contains:
- the LOC137401593 gene encoding protein adenylyltransferase FICD-like isoform X2, whose translation is MKMLKMIPKIEDSPAKVHRSDSFTIHLTLSKMALCCSVIFCVLISLLVHLIITNLLLSSKLSHKDELAQLGNHLFAKPSRQQNLVRFPSDVSWFTSMPGNGGSTARDSARPVDGAVTSHAALDARTIQNIKHRLKAKDNIRAEAHASYRAAVEMVEHGKKEKAQKLLQHAVALNPLDADILNAYGEFLLSADIVLANHMFKKASVVSPTHTKALINLQRTAGMVEDLDSAIYNRIANKRDLLLHIPESHPALRRLKTEIYYKHIYHTVAIEGNTLNLYETRAIIETRVTIGGKSISEHNEVIGMDAALSYINSTLLNRLGRITLQDILEIHRRVLGFVDPIEAGQLRNTQVFVGDFTPPRPGEVQVLMEEFIDWLNSDETVDLHPIKFAAIAHYRLVTIHPFYDGNGRTSRLLMNLILMHAGYPPVMIRVQQKHEYYKHLETANQGDIRPFIRFIADCTEATVDEYMSALSEEPSPIHNVASDSYVDDGRTIIVGEDDDS
- the LOC137401593 gene encoding protein adenylyltransferase FICD-like isoform X1, whose amino-acid sequence is MLYLDTGFNKKTNAGIYIYRYTYEMKSVACLVMKMLKMIPKIEDSPAKVHRSDSFTIHLTLSKMALCCSVIFCVLISLLVHLIITNLLLSSKLSHKDELAQLGNHLFAKPSRQQNLVRFPSDVSWFTSMPGNGGSTARDSARPVDGAVTSHAALDARTIQNIKHRLKAKDNIRAEAHASYRAAVEMVEHGKKEKAQKLLQHAVALNPLDADILNAYGEFLLSADIVLANHMFKKASVVSPTHTKALINLQRTAGMVEDLDSAIYNRIANKRDLLLHIPESHPALRRLKTEIYYKHIYHTVAIEGNTLNLYETRAIIETRVTIGGKSISEHNEVIGMDAALSYINSTLLNRLGRITLQDILEIHRRVLGFVDPIEAGQLRNTQVFVGDFTPPRPGEVQVLMEEFIDWLNSDETVDLHPIKFAAIAHYRLVTIHPFYDGNGRTSRLLMNLILMHAGYPPVMIRVQQKHEYYKHLETANQGDIRPFIRFIADCTEATVDEYMSALSEEPSPIHNVASDSYVDDGRTIIVGEDDDS